From the Halodesulfovibrio sp. MK-HDV genome, one window contains:
- a CDS encoding beta-ketoacyl synthase N-terminal-like domain-containing protein, with translation MTEKRVVVTGVATINPLGNDVDTSWDNLIAGKSGIGPITQFDASEFNSQIAGEV, from the coding sequence ATGACTGAAAAAAGAGTAGTAGTAACTGGCGTTGCCACCATCAACCCACTCGGGAACGATGTTGACACAAGCTGGGATAACCTGATTGCCGGAAAATCCGGTATTGGGCCAATTACCCAGTTTGATGCAAGCGAGTTTAATTCACAAATTGCTGGCGAAGTTAA